From Cecembia calidifontis, one genomic window encodes:
- the msrB gene encoding peptide-methionine (R)-S-oxide reductase MsrB yields MKSLSKIFFSVILALFSLVPGSCTKAENKKEEQTKITSPEEYPGKKAFATFAGGCFWCIEAPFENVDGVIAVISGYAGGKEKNPTYEQVSSGKTSHREAVQITFDPDIISYSELLDIFWQQFDPTDEGGSFYDRGFQYSSAIFYHDNSQRDVAKASIQKLEEAKIFQKPIVTPLIKFSNFYPAEDYHQDYYKKNPSEYYAYRKGSGRDAFIAKHWPVKLEEKYKKPSDAELKKRLTKLQYDVTMHEATERAFQNEYNGNKEEGIYVCIVSGAPLFSSKDKYESYSGWPSFTKPIDARLLEKPTDVSFGMTRVEVRSKLGNSHLGHVFNDGPQPTNLRYCMNSAAMRFIPKKDMEKEGYGAWMWILN; encoded by the coding sequence ATGAAATCATTAAGCAAAATCTTCTTCTCGGTAATCTTAGCCCTATTTAGTTTGGTACCTGGCAGCTGTACCAAAGCAGAAAACAAAAAAGAGGAGCAGACCAAAATCACATCTCCAGAGGAATATCCCGGAAAAAAGGCCTTTGCAACTTTTGCCGGGGGTTGCTTTTGGTGTATTGAAGCCCCTTTTGAAAATGTGGATGGGGTAATTGCCGTGATATCGGGTTATGCCGGTGGAAAGGAAAAAAACCCAACTTATGAACAGGTATCCAGCGGAAAAACCAGTCATAGGGAGGCTGTTCAGATTACTTTCGATCCGGATATCATCTCCTACAGTGAGCTTTTGGATATTTTCTGGCAACAATTTGACCCAACCGATGAGGGCGGCTCTTTCTATGACCGGGGATTCCAATACAGCTCGGCCATTTTTTATCATGACAATAGCCAAAGGGATGTGGCAAAGGCATCCATACAAAAACTCGAGGAAGCTAAAATTTTCCAAAAACCTATTGTAACTCCCCTTATCAAATTCAGCAATTTCTATCCTGCAGAGGATTACCATCAGGATTATTATAAAAAGAACCCAAGTGAATACTATGCTTATCGTAAAGGTTCTGGAAGAGATGCATTTATTGCAAAACATTGGCCGGTAAAGTTGGAGGAAAAGTACAAAAAACCCTCAGATGCAGAATTGAAAAAGCGATTGACCAAGTTGCAATATGATGTCACCATGCACGAGGCAACGGAAAGGGCCTTCCAAAATGAATACAATGGAAATAAAGAAGAAGGTATTTATGTATGCATTGTATCAGGTGCTCCGCTTTTTTCTTCCAAAGACAAATATGAGTCCTATTCAGGATGGCCAAGTTTCACAAAACCAATTGATGCACGATTGCTTGAGAAACCCACTGATGTATCCTTTGGAATGACCAGAGTGGAAGTAAGAAGCAAACTGGGCAATTCGCATTTAGGGCATGTTTTCAATGATGGGCCCCAACCTACCAATCTGCGTTACTGCATGAATTCGGCAGCCATGCGATTTATCCCCAAAAAAGATATGGAAAAAGAGGGATATGGGGCCTGGATGTGGATATTGAATTAA
- a CDS encoding alpha-ketoglutarate-dependent dioxygenase AlkB family protein, which produces MDLFGDFERKNILPEKGEAYYYQNFFSPAQSDLYLKRLIEEISWKQEPIWMFGKQVMQPRLTAFYGNPGVNYGYSGIQMKPYPWNEVLLEIKNDINKASQTQFTHVLLNYYRDGQDSMGWHRDNEPELGLNPAIGSVSFGASRIFQFRLYHDKTVKREVLLEHGSFLLMAGETQHYWEHQIPKSKKVYGPRINLTFRRIQ; this is translated from the coding sequence ATGGATTTATTCGGGGATTTTGAAAGAAAAAACATCTTACCTGAAAAGGGAGAGGCATACTATTATCAGAATTTTTTCTCTCCTGCACAAAGTGATCTGTATCTGAAAAGGTTGATAGAGGAAATCAGTTGGAAGCAGGAGCCCATCTGGATGTTTGGAAAGCAAGTGATGCAGCCTAGATTGACAGCATTTTATGGGAATCCCGGTGTGAATTATGGGTATTCTGGAATTCAGATGAAGCCTTATCCCTGGAATGAAGTCCTTTTGGAAATCAAAAATGATATTAATAAAGCATCACAAACCCAATTTACCCATGTGCTGCTCAACTACTACAGAGATGGGCAGGACAGTATGGGCTGGCACAGGGACAATGAACCTGAATTGGGATTGAACCCGGCAATTGGTTCGGTCAGTTTTGGTGCATCAAGAATTTTCCAGTTCCGGCTTTATCATGATAAAACTGTCAAAAGGGAAGTACTTCTGGAACATGGCTCTTTTCTGCTGATGGCGGGTGAGACCCAGCACTACTGGGAACATCAGATTCCGAAAAGCAAAAAGGTGTATGGCCCAAGGATAAACCTGACTTTTAGAAGGATTCAATAA